A section of the Delphinus delphis chromosome 1, mDelDel1.2, whole genome shotgun sequence genome encodes:
- the MPZ gene encoding LOW QUALITY PROTEIN: myelin protein P0 (The sequence of the model RefSeq protein was modified relative to this genomic sequence to represent the inferred CDS: substituted 1 base at 1 genomic stop codon), which translates to MAPGAPSSNPSPILAALLFSSLVLSPAQAIVVYTDKEVHGAVGSRVTLHCSFWSSEWVSDDISFTWRYQPEGGRDAISIFHYAKGQPYIDEVGTFKERIQWVGDPLWKDGSIVIHNLDYSDNGTFTCDVKNPPDIVGKTSQVTLYVFEKVPTRYGVVLGAVIGGVLGGVLLLLLLFYLIRYCWLRRQAALQRRLSAMEKGKLHKSVKDSSKRGRQTPVLYAMLDHSRSTKAASEKKTKGLGESRKDKKXRLAGRAGGKGSGAEATKGSQMVVIEMELRKDEQSSELRPAVKSPSRTSLKNALKNMMGLDSEK; encoded by the exons ATGGCTCCTGGGGCTCCCTCTTCCAACCCCAGTCCTATCCTGGCTGCGCTACTCTTCTCCTCTTTGG TgctctccccagcccaggccaTTGTGGTTTACACGGACAAGGAGGTCCACGGTGCTGTGGGCTCCCGGGTGACCCTGCACTGCTCCTTCTGGTCCAGTGAGTGGGTCTCAGATGACATTTCCTTCACCTGGCGCTACCAGCCAGAAGGAGGCCGTGATGCCATCTCG ATCTTCCACTATGCCAAGGGACAGCCCTACATCGATGAGGTGGGGACCTTCAAAGAGCGCATTCAGTGGGTAGGGGACCCTCTCTGGAAGGATGGCTCCATTGTCATACACAACCTGGACTATAGTGACAACGGCACTTTCACCTGTGACgtcaaaaacccaccagacatagTGGGCAAGACCTCTCAGGTCACGCTCTATGTCTTTGAAAAAG TGCCTACTAGGTACGGGGTGGTGCTGGGAGCCGTGATCGGGGGTGTTTTGGGGGGTGttctattgctgctgctgcttttctaCCTGATTCGGTACTGCTGGCTACGCAGGCAGGCGGCCCTGCAGAGGAGACTCAG TGCCATGGAGAAGGGGAAATTGCACAAGTCTGTGAAGGACTCGTCGAAGCGCGGCCGGCAG ACGCCAGTGCTGTATGCCATGCTGGACCACAGCAGAAGCACCAAAGCTGCCAGTGAGAAGAAGACTAAAGGGTTGGGGGAGTCTCGCAAGGATAAGAAATAGCGGTTAGCGGGCCGGGCGGGGGGTAAGGGGTCAGGGGCGGAGGCTACCAAAGGCTCTCAGATGGTGGTCATAGAGATGGAGCTACGAAAGGATGAGCAGAGCTCGGAGCTCCGGCCTGCTGTCAAGTCCCCCAGCAGAACCAGCCTCAAGAACGCCCTCAAGAACATGATGGGCCTGGACTCAGAAAAGTga